Genomic segment of Serinicoccus hydrothermalis:
AGTACGCCAGCAACTGATAGAGGTCCGCGTAGGGGAACCCAGCGGGTGACTCGGCTTTGTACTTGGCGTCGACCACGGCTCGAACAGCCCCACTCGGGGCGTACCACACGAGGTCGGGGCGCAGCCTGATGGCGCCGTCTTCGTCCATAGGGTGACTCTGGTCCTGCGGTGCGCAGCGACCGCCGGAAGTCTGCAAAGCCTGTGTCAGGGCAGTGGTGACGAAGTCTTCGAAGGCGGTGTTCATGTTGACGAGGAACCCCGTGGCGCGCACGCCGGCGTTGGCGATGTCGATCGATCGAGTGGCCAGCACCATGCGTGCGAGCGTCAGCGCTGGCTGGTAGTGCTGGTTGAGCCTGCTCTGGGTGACGTGGGGCAGCCGCTGACCAGGGACCAGACGGCCCACGTCGTGAAGTCTGCTGATCAGATGCCGTAGGCGCCGAACGATGACCGGCGGGTGGTCCGGAGACTTGAGGAGTCGCTCCGCTGCTGCACGCAGGATCTGGTTCTCGGGTACGTCGACGTCGTACTCGTCATACCGGAGTTCGAGAGGGGTCGCGATCCCGGCGCGTGTGCGCAGTTGATCCGCAGCACGAAGTCTTCCGCGCAGCACTGGCAGAGCGGACTCCTCGGTGCGATACCCCTGAAGGATGCCGCGTTCCGTGGCTTTCTCTGCCTGGCGGACGAAGACCTGCGCCATGGCGGGCCACAGGTCGGGTTGGTCGTCCAGGTCGACAGGATCCTCTGTCCACACCCTCGGGTTCTGTGCGTAGCCAAGCAAGTACAGAAGGCGTGCGACGGGGATCCTCGGGCGGATGCGGATCTCGGTCTCACCGGCGCGCAGGACACCGACGAAGGAACTGGCGCGCACGGTCCACGTTCCCGCCTGCCACCCCGGTGACACGTCGACGGCACGCGACGCGGCGAGCGCTCGGACATCGCTCTGGTCAAGGCCTGTCGCTTGGGTAGCACCCCAGGCCTCCAGTTCGAGACGTGTCATGCCTCGGGGTCGAGCTGGGCATCGGGAGGGATGTCGGCTTCTTCGCTCTCACTGGGCACCTCAGCAGGGTGGGCTGCTGTGCGGCGTCGCAGGCCAGCGAGTCCGAACTCGGCGTTGATGTCGCGCCCCTCACCGAAGAAGTGTTCCTCGAGGAGAGGGAGGATCGCCGTGCGCCAGATCCGTTCGAGGCCAGCCTCATGGCCGACCCGTGTGGTCATCAGGTAAGACGGGCCGATGGCGAAGTCTGGATCTCCGATCGCGTTGTTCAGCGCCTCGAGCAATACCGCGGGCTCATTGGGCAAGCCCTTACGGTCGAGCCATGCTCCGAGTATGCCCTTGATGGGCTGCTCGGTCGGGAACAACCTCTGGAAGTAGAACCGCCGTCTCATGGCGGCGTCGACCAGGGCGATAGAGCGGTCTGCTGTGTTCATCGTGCCGATGATGAAGAGGTTTCGCGGCAAGGAGAACGGCTCCTCCGAGTACTGGAGTGCTACCGAAGTACCGCGATACTCCAGCAGGAAGTACAGCTCACCGAAGACCTTGGCGAGGTTGGCGCGGTTGATCTCGTCGATGATCAGGACGAAGGGAGATCTCGGATCGTCGGCGGCTCGCTGGGCCATGCGGCGAAGCGGGCCAGGGATGAGGTCGAAGGCGATGCTCCCGCCGCTGTCCTTGTCGAGTCTAGGGCGCAGGCCTTCGAAGAAGTCCTCATAAGAGTAGGACGGGTGGAACTGGACGACCTCGTACTCGCCACCTGCGGACTCCACGAGAGACTTGCACAACTCCATCGCCAGGTAGGTCTTCCCTGTTCCCGGCGGTCCGTAGAGCACGACCTGCCGTTTCTCGTTGAGCAGGTCGACGGTGTCGTGGAGCCAGTCGAGGGGAAGGAGCAGAGAATCCGCCAATGCCTGTGTGGGGGCGTCCAGGGCGACGTCCAGCGCTGGGAGGTCGACGGCGTCTTCGAATCCGCCGAGGGTGGCGAACTCATCAAGGTGAGACGTGAGCTCACTGACGGTGAGTTGACCGCGCAGGCCGTCGGCAGCGTCAGAGGACAACCTTGATCTGACGAAGGGTGAGTCGGCATTGATCCAGCTCACCGGCCTTCGCCGCGTCACGAGTGGCTCGCCGGTGTAGATCGCATCACCGAGGATCTCACCCACGACGACATCAGCTCCGTCGACAGTCACGACGAGGTCATCGACCGAGATCTCGTTGAGGAACCGGTGCAGGTTGCCGACCATCACTCGGCGCGTTCCCACACTGGCATCGGGATAGCCCCTCTGCACCGCCTCGGCGATATCTGCGCGCTTCACGCCCGCCGGGATGTCACCCAGCTCGGTCCAGCCCACGGAGCAGAAACCGTCATCGAACCACTGCCGCAGCACGTTCACGCCGTCGACGTTCGCCCCGCGCACCAACCATGCACGGCGCTTCTCGTCGCTCTTCTCGAGCTGAGCGGCTTCGGCATCCTCCGCGTCGTCCGCCGAGTCGAACTGAGCGCTCGGCTGTTGAGCCCGCCATTCTTGATACCGGAGGCGAGCTTCCTTCTCGAAGGCCGTCGGATCAGGCAGTCGCTCGAACGCCTCCCTGCCGGCTGCGGTCAGACGCCATGTGCCGTTGTCCTTCGTCAACCAGCCCGCCTTGACGGTGGCGATCGTGGCGAAGCGCTGCACCTTCGGATATCGACGGACACCTGGCTTGCCTTCATAGTCCTGATCTTCCGAAGGATTGGCCGGCAAGATCTCCTCAGCCCGCGCCAGCACCTCGCCAACCGGCATTCCCTCGGACTCTTCCAGCAGTGCCTCGAAGATCGATCGCTGGATCTCTCCCCGTCTCCGCGCCTTATCCGCCATGAAAGACATGGAACCCAATCGACGTGGCATGTGACAAGGCCTGCCTGGTCCTGGGCGTCGAGATCCAGCCCGTCGACTCCCTGCCCGCGAAATCGTTCTACAGCGCTTACAGCCGGAGTAGGGTGTCGCAGATGCAGCAGGAGACACCCCCGATCTCGACCGCCTTCCTCGACGAGCTCGAGCGGCAGACCCGCGCCACGGTCGCCGCCGCCGAGCCCCCGGAGAGCCCCTTCGACGGCGCCCCGCAGGCCGACCTCGACCGGCTCACCGAGCTCGTCGAGGAGAGCCGCGAGGACCTCGTCGGCGTCGTCCGGAAGCTTCACGTCGACCCCGAGCTGGCCTACGAGGAGCACCGCTCGGCCGCCCTGCTCGCCGAGCTCGTCACCGAGCGCACGGGCATACCCGTCGAGGTGGGTGCCCACGGGGTCGAGACCGCGCTGCGCGCCGAGGTCGCCACGCCCGGCTTCGACCCGGAGCGGCACCGGACCGTGGCCGTGCTCAGCGAGTACGACGCGCTGCCCGGCATCGGCCACGCCTGCGGGCACAACGTCATCGCCGCGACCGGGGTCGGCGCCTTCGTCGCGCTCGCCGGCCTCGTCGCCGACGGCAGCAGCGGGGTCGAGGGGCGCGTCGTCTTCCTCGGCACCCCGGCGGAGGAGGGGCACACCGGCAAGGAGGTCATGGCCGCCGGCGGCGCCTGGGAGGGGCTGGACGCCGCCGTCATGACGCACCCGTTCGGGTATGACGTCGTCGACACCCTCTTCATCGGCCGCCGGCTGCTGCGCGCGACCTGGACCGGCCACCCCGCGCACGCCTCGGCCCAGCCGTTCCAGGGCCGCAACGCCCTCGACGCCGCGGCGCTCGCCTACCAGGGCATCGGCCTGCTGCGCCAGCAGATGCCGCCCTCGGACCGGGTGCACGCCGTCATCACCGAGGGCGGCACCCGCCCCTCCATCATCACCGGCAGCGCGACGATGCAGCTCTACGTCCGCTCCGCCTACCCGGAGACGCTCGTCGACCTCTCCGGCCGCGTCGAGCGCATCCTGCACGGTGCGGCGATGATGACCGACACCGCAGTGGAGCTGGAGTGGGACCACTACCCGCCCTCCCTGCCGGTGCGCGGCAACGCGGCGCTCGGCGGGCGCTGGGTCAGGAGCCTGGGGGAGCGGGGCCGGCCGGTGCTGCCCGCCGGGACCGTGCCGGACGTGCTCGCGGGCTCCACCGACTTCGGCAACGTCAGCGTCCGGGTCCCGGGCATCCACCCGATGATCGCCATCGCCGGCCCGGACGCCGCGCTGCACACCGAGGAGTTCGCCGCCGCCGCGGCCACCGAGGCGGCCGAGAAGGCCGCCGTGGACGGCGCGGTCGGGCTCGCCCACACGGCGTGGGACTTCCTCGCCGACGACGAGCTCGCGCGGGCCGCGCGGGAGGAGTTCGAGGCGGCCGGAGGCGCCCTCGACCCGGCCACCTACTTCGACTGATCCTCGCCGCGCCACCCGGCCGACGACATACCGGAGGGAACCCATGACCGCCACCACCCAGGAGCGCCGCGGCCTCGGCGACCGGCTGCTCACCACGATCGAGCGGTGGGGCAACAAGCTCCCCGAGCCGTTCACCCTCTTCGTCATCCTCTTCCTGCTCACCGGGGCGGTCTCCACCGCGATGGCGCTCGCCGACGTATCGGTGACCGTGCCCGGCACCGAGGACGGGCCGATCGAGATCCGCGGGCTCTTCACCGGCGAGGGCATGGCGTGGTTCACCAGCAACCTGGGGACCAACTACGTCGAGTTCCCGCCGCTGAAGACGGTCATCACGATCCTGCTCGCGGTCGGCATCGCGGAGAAGACGGGGATGCTCGCGGCGGTCGTGCGCAAGACCTTCGGCTCGGCGCCGCGCTGGATGCTGCCGTATGTCGTCGGCCTGGTCGGCGTGACCGGCTCGGTCATGGCCGACTCGGCCTTCGTCGTCATCCCGCCGCTGGCCGCGCTCGTCTTCCGGGCCGCGGGGCGGCACCCCGTGGCGGGCCTGCTCGGCGGCTTCGCGGCGGTGGGCGCGGGCTACTCGACCGCGCTGGTGCCGACCTCGCTGGACGCGCTCTTCGCCGGCATCACGACCGGGGTCATGGAGGCGCTGCCGGGCATCGAGACCAGCCCGGTCAACCCCATCTCCAACTACTACTTCAACATCGTCGCCGCGCTGCTGCTGGGCATCGTCTGCGGCTTCATCATCGACCGGATACTCGAGCCGCGGATGGAGAAGCAGGGCGTCACCCGCGAGCAGGTGCAGGAGGGCGAGGACGGCGCCGGCGGAGCGGGCGAGGCGACCCCGGACGAGCGCTCCGCGCGCTCCGGGCGACGCAGCGAGGCCGTCGAGGCCGAGGACCCGGACGACCTGGAGCCCGGGGAGGAGATCTCGGCCGAGCTCAGCGCCAAGGAGGAGCAGGGGCTGTGGCGCTCGCTGGCGGCCGCGGGCATACTCACCGCGATCCTGCTCGTGGCGGTGCTCGTGCCCGCCTCGCCGTGGCGCAACGAGGAGGGTGGCTTCCTGCCGTCCTCGCCGCTGCTGGACTCGATCGTCTTCATCGTCTTCGCCTACTTCGCGACGATGGGCGTGGTCTACGGCGCCGTCGTAGGCACGGTGACGGGGATGAACGACGTCGTGCGGATGATGGGCTCGGCGCTCAACGACATGATGAGCTTTCTCGTGCTGGCCTTCATCCTGGGTCAGTTCATCGCGCTCTTCAGCTGGACCGGTATCGGCTCGTGGATCGCGGTGCGCGGGGCCTCGGGGCTGGAGGCGACCGGGATGACCGGCTTCCCGGCTGTCATCGGCTTCATCCTGCTCGCCTCCTGCCTCAACCTCTTCATCGTCTCGGGGTCCTCGATGTGGACGATCATGGGCGCGGTCTTCGTGCCGATGTTCGCCCTCATCGGGCTGGAGCCGGCCTTCACCCAGGCGGCCTTCCGCGTCGGTGACTCGGCCACCCAGATCATCACCCCGCTCAACCCCTACATGATCGTCATCCTGGGGCTGCTGCGGCGCTACGAGCCGGACGCCGGCCTGGGCACGGTCATCTCCCGGCTCATCGTCTTCGTCATCCCGTTCTGGCTGTCCTGGGCCGGGCTGGTCGCGGTCTGGTACTTCCTCGACCTGCCGCTCGGGCCGGGCAACGGGATCTTCCTGCCCTGAGCGACCCGGGCAGGCGTCTGTCGGTGCCCCGACCTAGGCTCGGCGCATGAGCTTCGGGAGCATCGCGCGGACCGTCGGCCGGATCGCGCTCGGCGGGACCTTGATCTTCACCGGGACCTCGCACCTGACGGTGGCGCGCGAGGAGTTCCAGGCGCAGGTGCCCTCCTGGGTGCCGCTCGACCCGGACCTCGTCGTCGTGCTGTCCGGCATCGCCGAGGTCGGGCTCGGGGCGGCGCTGGTCGCGCTGCCGCGGTGGAAGGTGCCGGTCGGGTGGGCCGCCGGCGCCTTCTTCGTCGCGATCTTCCCGGGCAACATCGCCCAGTACGTCGAGGGCAAGGACGGCTTCGGCCTCGACACCGACCAGGCACGGCTCACCCGGCTCTTCTTCCAGCCGGTGCTCGTCGCCTGGGCGCTCTGGTCGACCGAGGCGTGGAAGACCTGGCGGGAGTCCCGCCGGGAGAGCTGAGGGTATGCCGTTCGCGCGTCAGCGCCGGTCGATGACCAGCGCTGCCGCGTTGAGCGCGGCCCAGGTCAGCGGGACGCCGGCGAGCTTGGCCCGCCCGGACTCCGGCCCGGTGGCGCCGAGGATGGCGGCGTCCCCCAGATCACCGGTGATCCGCAGCAGTCCGGCCACCGGCGCCAGACCCGGCACGAAGGCGAGGGCGCTGGTGCTGAGGTCGCGCACGGTGTAGGTCCACGCCAGCCGGTCGGTGGCCTGCGCCGCCGCACCGCTCTCGTCGAGCGCGGAGGACAGGTGACCCGGGCGGACGGCGGCGAAGACGGCATACCCGGCGGTCAGCGCCGCCATGGTCTTGGTGAGGGGGTAGCTCATCCCTCGACCCTAGGTGCCCGGTCCGTGCGTCGCGAGGCAGGCGGCCAGGCCGGCTCAGCGCGGGGGCATGCGCAGCGCGCCGTCGAGGCGGATGACCTCGCCGTTGAGCATGGGGTTCTCCACGATGTGGGCGACGAGCGCGGCATACTCCTCCGGCTTCCCGAGCCGCGAGGGGTGCGGGACCATCGCCTCGAGCGAGTCCTTCACCTCGTCGCCGAGGCCGGCCATCATCGGCGTCTCGAAGACGCCGGGCGCGATGGTCATGACGCGGATGCCCTTGTCCGCGAGGTCGCGGGCGGCGGGCAGGGTGAGGCCCGCGACGCCGGCCTTGGAGCTGGCGTAGGCCGCCTGCCCGATCTGGCCGTCGAAGGCGGCGACGCTGGCCGTCATGACGACGACGCCCCGGTCGCCGTGCTCGGCGACGTCCGGCTCGTTGGCGGCCATCGCCTCGGCCGCGAGGCGCAGGACGTTGAAGGTGCCGATGAGGTTGATCTCGACGACGGTGCGGTATGCCTCGAGGTCGTGCACGCCGCGGCGCGACAGGATCCGGCCCGGGGTGGCGACGCCGGCGCAGTTGACGACGATCCGCAGTTCGCCGAGGTCGGTCGCGGCCCGGACGGCAGCGGCGACCTGGTCGGCGTCGCGGACGTCCGCGGGCGCGAAGGCGACGCGGTCCCCGCCGTGCTCCCCGGAGAGCTCCTCGGCCAGATCTTCCCCACGGCCGCCGGGCAGGTCGACGAGCAGGACCCTGGCGCCCGCGTCGAGCAGTCGGCGGGCGCTCTGCTCACCGAGGCCGCTGGCGGCTCCGGTGACGAGGGCGACGGTGCTGTCGGTGATCTGCATGTCAGGTCCTTTCGGGCTGCGTGAGCAGGTGCCGGGAGATGACGACCCGCTGGATCTGGTTGGTGCCCTCGAAGATCTGGGTCACCTTGGCCTCGCGCATGAGGCGCTCGACCGGGAAGTCCGTGGTGTAGCCGTAGCCGCCGAGCACCTGCACCGCGTCGGTGGTGACCCGCATCGCGGCGTCGGTGGCGACGAGCTTGGCGATCGAGCACTCCTGGCTGTGCGGCTGCCCGGCGTCCTTGAGCCGTGCCGCGTGCAGGTAGCTCGCCCGGGCGGAGCCGACGGCGGCGGCCATGTCGGCGAGCAGGAAGGCCAGTCCCTGGTTGTCGGCCACCGGGCGGCCGAACTGCTCGCGCTCCTGGGCGTATGCCGTCGCCACCTCCAGCGCCCGCTGCGCGAGCCCGGTGGCCGCCGCGGCGATCCCCAGCCGGCCGGCGTCGAGGGCGGCGAGCGCGATCGGCATACCCTGCCCCTCCTCGCCGATGCGGTGCGAGGCGGGCACGCGCACGTTGTCGAGGAGGACCTCGCGGACCGTGTCGCAGTGCAGGCCCATCTTGCGCTCCGGCTCGGCGAAGCCCAGGCCAGCGGTCCCGGCCGGGACGTGGAAGCAGGACAGCCCGCGGCCGCCGTCGTCGGAGGTGCGCGCGAAGATCGTGTAGTAGTCGGCGTGCCCGGCGT
This window contains:
- a CDS encoding McrC family protein, with the protein product MTRLELEAWGATQATGLDQSDVRALAASRAVDVSPGWQAGTWTVRASSFVGVLRAGETEIRIRPRIPVARLLYLLGYAQNPRVWTEDPVDLDDQPDLWPAMAQVFVRQAEKATERGILQGYRTEESALPVLRGRLRAADQLRTRAGIATPLELRYDEYDVDVPENQILRAAAERLLKSPDHPPVIVRRLRHLISRLHDVGRLVPGQRLPHVTQSRLNQHYQPALTLARMVLATRSIDIANAGVRATGFLVNMNTAFEDFVTTALTQALQTSGGRCAPQDQSHPMDEDGAIRLRPDLVWYAPSGAVRAVVDAKYKAESPAGFPYADLYQLLAYCTATALRIGHLVYAEGDADQSPVMVRNSDIVIRRHVLQLHRPVPELQAQVATLARDIAHQGDFSAR
- a CDS encoding McrB family protein codes for the protein MSFMADKARRRGEIQRSIFEALLEESEGMPVGEVLARAEEILPANPSEDQDYEGKPGVRRYPKVQRFATIATVKAGWLTKDNGTWRLTAAGREAFERLPDPTAFEKEARLRYQEWRAQQPSAQFDSADDAEDAEAAQLEKSDEKRRAWLVRGANVDGVNVLRQWFDDGFCSVGWTELGDIPAGVKRADIAEAVQRGYPDASVGTRRVMVGNLHRFLNEISVDDLVVTVDGADVVVGEILGDAIYTGEPLVTRRRPVSWINADSPFVRSRLSSDAADGLRGQLTVSELTSHLDEFATLGGFEDAVDLPALDVALDAPTQALADSLLLPLDWLHDTVDLLNEKRQVVLYGPPGTGKTYLAMELCKSLVESAGGEYEVVQFHPSYSYEDFFEGLRPRLDKDSGGSIAFDLIPGPLRRMAQRAADDPRSPFVLIIDEINRANLAKVFGELYFLLEYRGTSVALQYSEEPFSLPRNLFIIGTMNTADRSIALVDAAMRRRFYFQRLFPTEQPIKGILGAWLDRKGLPNEPAVLLEALNNAIGDPDFAIGPSYLMTTRVGHEAGLERIWRTAILPLLEEHFFGEGRDINAEFGLAGLRRRTAAHPAEVPSESEEADIPPDAQLDPEA
- a CDS encoding amidohydrolase — translated: MQQETPPISTAFLDELERQTRATVAAAEPPESPFDGAPQADLDRLTELVEESREDLVGVVRKLHVDPELAYEEHRSAALLAELVTERTGIPVEVGAHGVETALRAEVATPGFDPERHRTVAVLSEYDALPGIGHACGHNVIAATGVGAFVALAGLVADGSSGVEGRVVFLGTPAEEGHTGKEVMAAGGAWEGLDAAVMTHPFGYDVVDTLFIGRRLLRATWTGHPAHASAQPFQGRNALDAAALAYQGIGLLRQQMPPSDRVHAVITEGGTRPSIITGSATMQLYVRSAYPETLVDLSGRVERILHGAAMMTDTAVELEWDHYPPSLPVRGNAALGGRWVRSLGERGRPVLPAGTVPDVLAGSTDFGNVSVRVPGIHPMIAIAGPDAALHTEEFAAAAATEAAEKAAVDGAVGLAHTAWDFLADDELARAAREEFEAAGGALDPATYFD
- a CDS encoding AbgT family transporter, whose protein sequence is MTATTQERRGLGDRLLTTIERWGNKLPEPFTLFVILFLLTGAVSTAMALADVSVTVPGTEDGPIEIRGLFTGEGMAWFTSNLGTNYVEFPPLKTVITILLAVGIAEKTGMLAAVVRKTFGSAPRWMLPYVVGLVGVTGSVMADSAFVVIPPLAALVFRAAGRHPVAGLLGGFAAVGAGYSTALVPTSLDALFAGITTGVMEALPGIETSPVNPISNYYFNIVAALLLGIVCGFIIDRILEPRMEKQGVTREQVQEGEDGAGGAGEATPDERSARSGRRSEAVEAEDPDDLEPGEEISAELSAKEEQGLWRSLAAAGILTAILLVAVLVPASPWRNEEGGFLPSSPLLDSIVFIVFAYFATMGVVYGAVVGTVTGMNDVVRMMGSALNDMMSFLVLAFILGQFIALFSWTGIGSWIAVRGASGLEATGMTGFPAVIGFILLASCLNLFIVSGSSMWTIMGAVFVPMFALIGLEPAFTQAAFRVGDSATQIITPLNPYMIVILGLLRRYEPDAGLGTVISRLIVFVIPFWLSWAGLVAVWYFLDLPLGPGNGIFLP
- a CDS encoding DoxX family membrane protein gives rise to the protein MSFGSIARTVGRIALGGTLIFTGTSHLTVAREEFQAQVPSWVPLDPDLVVVLSGIAEVGLGAALVALPRWKVPVGWAAGAFFVAIFPGNIAQYVEGKDGFGLDTDQARLTRLFFQPVLVAWALWSTEAWKTWRESRRES
- a CDS encoding 3-hydroxyacyl-CoA dehydrogenase, with translation MQITDSTVALVTGAASGLGEQSARRLLDAGARVLLVDLPGGRGEDLAEELSGEHGGDRVAFAPADVRDADQVAAAVRAATDLGELRIVVNCAGVATPGRILSRRGVHDLEAYRTVVEINLIGTFNVLRLAAEAMAANEPDVAEHGDRGVVVMTASVAAFDGQIGQAAYASSKAGVAGLTLPAARDLADKGIRVMTIAPGVFETPMMAGLGDEVKDSLEAMVPHPSRLGKPEEYAALVAHIVENPMLNGEVIRLDGALRMPPR
- a CDS encoding acyl-CoA dehydrogenase family protein, which translates into the protein MSRVLPTEEAADLLALVRELADEQLLPQVDEAEAAARFPREVFTMLGRSGLLSLPYPEDFGGGAQPYEVYLQAVEEIARGWMSIAVGVSVHSLTAFPMATFGTPEQQERWLHGMLSGDQLGAYGLSEPQAGSDVASIRTRAVRDGDDYVLTGTKSWISHAGHADYYTIFARTSDDGGRGLSCFHVPAGTAGLGFAEPERKMGLHCDTVREVLLDNVRVPASHRIGEEGQGMPIALAALDAGRLGIAAAATGLAQRALEVATAYAQEREQFGRPVADNQGLAFLLADMAAAVGSARASYLHAARLKDAGQPHSQECSIAKLVATDAAMRVTTDAVQVLGGYGYTTDFPVERLMREAKVTQIFEGTNQIQRVVISRHLLTQPERT